DNA sequence from the bacterium genome:
GGTGCGCCGCGGATCACCATCTCCTTGATCGCCTTCGCGACCTCACGATGATCGCGATAGACGCGATAGACTTCCCGGGTCGGCAGCAGTCGCTGATCGAGCATCACCACGCCGCCGTTCTTCCACTCGATGGTTCGTACCGCCATTCGTTGCTCCGGGGATCGACCATACCGCAACGTCCCCCGACGTGACAGCGAAATCTCCCGCGCTGCGGCGAACGCCATGCCGGAGCCGAGACCCTTCGCCGGCGCATCGGCGTCGGTCCCTTGACGCTGCGTCGGGGCCCCCGCTACACGGCGCGGGTGAGCGACTTCAGTCAGTCGTACGCGACGCGCGTGGCCGCCTCGCTCGACGAGTGCTTCGCGGTTCTCACCGACTTCGACGACTACCCGCGCTGGTCGAGCCCGATCACCGAATGCCGCGTGCTCGAGCGCTGGCCCGACGGGCTGCCGAAGCGGGTCGGGTTCGCGCTCGACATGACGATCAAGACGGTGCGCTACGTCCTCGAGTACACCTGGGACCCGCCCCACGGCGGCAAGTGGCACCTCGTCGAGGGCGACCTCACCTCCGTGCAGGGCGCCTATCGCTTCGAGCCCGGGGACGACGGCATCACCGCCACCTGCACGCAGGCCATCGACCTCGGCTTCTGGGTCCCCGGCTTCCTGCGCAGCGCGGCCGAGAAGAAGGCCCTGCGCGATTCCGTCGAGGAATTCCGCGCCGCGGTCGAGGCCCGCGCGCGCCGCGCGAGCTGAGCGGTGGACCTCGCCGGCTACTGGTCCGGCCCGTGGCCCGCCGAGGACGCCGGGCCACGCCGCACCGCGACCGTCGCCCGGGGCCTCGCGCTGCGCCCCGGCGAGCGCCTCGTCGCCGCCGCCAGCGCCGACGTGCTCGGCGGCGTCATGCCGATCCTGCGCACGCCGGACGAGCTCTTCGTCCTCGTGCAGGCGCTCGGCAACCCGCAGGCGCAGGTGCTGCTGCTCGACCCCGAGACGCTCGCCCCACGCGCCCCGGCGCGCGACCTCGACGCCGGCCCGTGGTGGCCCGGGGGCATCGCCGCGCACGCCAACGGCGACGTCTACGTCACCTGCGGCCGCTGGTGTCACCGGCTCGGCCCGGACCTCAGCCTGCGCGCCTCGCGCGAGCTGCCGCAGGACCGCCCCTACAACTCCTTCGTCGTGCTGCCCGACGGCTGCCTCGTCATGAAAGACCTGGTGCGCGACGGCTCGCCGTCGCGCCTCATGGTGCTCGAGCCCGAGCGCCTCGGGCCCGTCGCGCCGGAGACAGCGGTACCCGAGGGCTCGATCGCGCGGCTCGGCGCCGACGCGGCGACCGTCTACGTCGTCGGCGATCACACCGCGTTCCGCTTCCACTGGGACGCCGCCGCCGGGCGCCTGCGGCTCGACGACGCCTGGCGCGTGCCCTACCGGCAGTTCACCGACCAGTCCTTCGGCTGGGATCCCGTCGTCGCCGGCGGCCAGGTGTGGTTCATGGACAACGGCGACCACCGCTACGCCGGCACGATGCGCGACGCCGGCGTCGCCGAGGGGCCGCTGCACCTCGTGCGCGCCGCGGTCGACAGCGGCGACTTCGAGCTGGTGCCGGTCTGCGGCGTCCCGCGCGGCGCGATCACCAATCCGCCGCTCTACGACCCCGCGCGCCGCATCGCGATCGCGTTCGACTCGGCCAACGCCGTCCTCGCCGCCTTCCGCTTCGCCGACCGGCTGGAGCCGCTCTGGTCGCAACCCCTCGACGTCGCGAGCCACCTCGTCCTCGGTGCCGACACGGGCGAGCTGGTCGTCAACGACCACCGCGACGGCGAGGACCACGTCGTCGTCGTCGACGTCGAGACCGGCGCGGAGCGCGGCCGCGTCGCCACCGGCAGCCCGGTGCAGTCGGTCGTCTTCCCGGCCATGGGCGCACGGCGCGACCTCTACTACTGCTCGTTCGCGCGCCTCGTCCGCGTCGGCGTCGGCTGATGCTGTCGGCGCTGCGGGTCGTCGACCTCACGGATCACCGCGGGCTGCTCTGCGGCCAGATCCTCGGCGACCTCGGCGCCGACGTGATCCACGTGGAGCCGCCCGGCGGCTCGCCGGCGCGGCGCCTCGGGCCGTTCCACGGCGACGTGGTCCATCCCGACCGCTCCCTCTTCTGGTGGGCCTTCACGCGCAACCAGCGCAGTGTGACCCTCGACGTCGCGCACCCCCCCGGCCGCGAGGCCCTGGCCCGCCTGCTCGAGACCGCGGACTTCCTCGTCGACTCGGCGCCGCCCGGGACGCTGGCCGACGCGGGGCTCGATCCGGCGACGGTCGCCGCCACCCATCCGCGTCTCGTCCACGTCTCGATCACGGCGTTCGGACAGACCGGCCCCAAGGCGGGCTGGGCCGGCGCGGACATCGTCCTCCTCGCCGCCGGCGGCCCGCTGATCCTCACCGGCGACGCCGACCGCCCGCCGGTCCGCCTGCCCGTGCCGCAGGCCTGGCTCCACGCCGGCGCCGACGCCGCCGTCGGCGCGATGATCGCGCACCACGCGCGCATGCGCTCCGGACACGGGCAGCACGTCGACGTGTCGGCGCAGCAGTCGGTCGCGCTGGCGACGCAGTCGTACATCCTCGCCGCCGCCTTCGACGCGCCCGAGGTGCAGCGCGCCGCGGGCGGGCTCACGATGGGGGCGGTCAGCGTGCGCCTGCTGTTCCCGGCGAAGGACGGCCACGTCGCGATCACGTTCCTCTTCGGCTCCGCGATCGGACCGTTCTCGCGCCGGCTCATGGAGTGGATCCACGAGGAGGGCGGCTGCGACGCCGCGACGCGCGACAAGGACTGGCTGCGCTACTCGCAGCTGCTGCTCTCCGACGAGGAGCCGCTCGCCGAGTTCGAGCGGGTGAAGGCCGTGATCGCCGCGTTCACGGCGGCGCGTCCGAAGGCCGAGCTGCTCGCCGCCGCGCTCGCACGCGGCCTCCTCATCGCCCCGGTGTCGACGCTGGGCGAGGTGCTCGCGAGCCCGCAGCTGGCTGCCCGCGAGTACTGGCAGCCGCTCGACCATCCCGAGCTCGGCACGACCGTGCGCTACCCGGGCGCCTTCGCGCGCTTCGAGGCGTCGCCGCTGCGCTGGCGCCGGCGACCGCCGCGCGTGGGCGAGCACACCGACGAGGTGCTCGGGGGCGAGCTCGGGCTCGACGTCGCGACGCTGCGCGCGCGGGGGGCCGTATGACGGGCGGTGCGCTGTCGGACGTGAAGGTCCTCGACCTGATGTGGGTGATGGCCGGCCCGGCCGCCACCCGCATGCTCGCCGATCACGGCGCCACCGTGGTGCGGATCGAGTCCACCCGCCGCATCGACACGGCGCGCACGCTGGCGCCGTTCTTCGACGCCGTCCCCGGCCCGGAGCGCTCCGGCTGCTTCCAGAACCTCAACGTCGGCAAGCGCATGCTGACGCTCGACCCGACGACGCCGGCCGGGCGCGGCGTCTTCCTCGACCTCGTGCGCTGGGCCGACGTCGTCACCGAGTCGTTCGCGCCGGGGACGATGGCGCGCTGGGGGCTCGACTGGCCGGTGCTGCGCGGCGTGAAGCCCGATCTCGTGATGGTGAGCTCGTGCCTCATGGGGCAGACGGGGCCGCTCGCGGGCTTCGCCGGCTACGGCAACCTCGCCGCCGCGATCTCCGGCTTCTCGAACCTCGGCGGCTGGCCCGATCGGCCACCGGCAGGACCGTTCAGCGCCTACACCGACTACGTCTCGCCGCGCTTCCTCGCCGTCGCGATCCTCGCCGCGCTGGAGCACCGGCGGCGCACCGGGGAGGGACAGCTCGTCGATCTGTCGCAGGCCGAGGCGTCGCTGCACTTCCTCGGCCCGGCGCTGCTCGACCGTCAGGTGAACGGCCGCACCATGACGCGGCGGGGCAATCGCGATCCCGAGCTCACGCCGCACGGCGTATACCCGGCCGCGGGCCGCGATCGCTGGATCGCGATCGCGGTCGACGGCGACGCCGCCTTCGCGGCCCTGTGCGCGGTGCTGGAGCGCCCCGCCCTCGCCGCGGACGCGCGCTTCGCCACCCGCGACGCCCGCCATGCCCACACCGACGCGCTCGACGAGGCCGTCGCCGCGGCCACCGCCGCGCACGACATGCACGATCTCGCCGGCCGCCTGCAGGCGGCCGGCGTCGCCGCACACGCGGTGCAGAACAGCGCCGAGCTGCTCGCGGATCCGCAGCTCCGCCACCGCGAGCACTTCGTCGCGGTGCCGCACCCCGAGCGGGAGACCGTCACCCTCGAGAACGCCCGCTTCCGGCTCTCGCGCACCCCGGCCGCCGTGCGCGGGCCGGCGCCGACCTGGGGCGCCGACACTGACTGGGTCCTGCGCACGCTGCTCGGCTACGACGACGCGCGCATCACCGAGCTCGTCGCCGCGGGCGCGCTCGAGTGAGCGCGCTCAGCCGGCCGCGCGCCGCGCCGCCGGCTCCTGCGCCCGGCAGCGCTCGAGCCACCGGCTGACGAGCACGAGCGTCCACAGGAGGCCGCCCCGATCGCGGCTGCCGCCGTCGTGCTCGGCACGGAAGCGGGCGATCGTCTCGGGGCGGAAGAGCCCCTGGGCCTCGAGCCGGGCGGGCGACAGCGCGTCGTCGACGAGCGCGGCCAGCGGCTCGCGGCGCCACGCGGCCGGCGTCGGGACTAGCGGCTCGTGGGCGCGGCGGAGCACCGACGCCGGCAGCACGTCGGCGAGCGCGCCGCGCAGCAGCTGCACGCGCTTGCGGCCGCCGCCACGGCGGTCCGCCGGAACGCTCGCCGCCACTTTGGCGAGCCGGTGATCGGCGAGCGGGAAGCGCAGGTCGACGCCGTACGACGCCGCGAGCTCGTGGAGCTGCGTGAGCGCCGGCAGCCGCAGGTGGAGCGCCACGTGGTGAATCGCGTCGAGCGGGTCGCCGGCGCCTGCCGTCATCGCGTCGGCGCAAAGGCCCGCGAGACGCTCCTCGGCCGCCGTCTCGCCGAGCAGGGCCATGGCGTCGGGCGTCCACAGCGCGAGCCGGTCGGCCGGCGTGAGGAGGCCGCTGCGTCGCGCGAGGAACGCGACCGGTGCCAGCGGCGCCGCACGCACGAGCGACGCGATCCGACCGCGGGACGCCAGGCGCGCCCACAGCTCCGCCGTCTCGCGCGCGAGCCCCGGAAGGCGCCGGAAGGCGTCGACCGCCGCCCACTCGCCCGCGTCGTCGGCTCCGCCCAGGATCTCGGCGCCGCCGTGACCGGACAGGAGCACGCGCTCGCGGATGCCGCCTTCGAGGAGCGGCGCCAGCAGCGCCAGATCGAGCCCCACGGCCGGCAGCCCGTGGACGTCGAGCAGCCGCTCGGCCAGCGCCGGCCAGTCCGGATCGGCCTCGCCGACGACCGACGCCACGCCGTGGCGCGCCGCGAACCGCGTCGCGCGCCGGGCGACCTCCGCACCGCCGCGGCCGGTGGCCACGACATAGGCGTGCGCCGGCGGCCGGCGCTCCGCGGCCACCTCGCCGAGCAGCGCCGTCGAGACGAGCCCGTCGGAGAGCAGGAGCCCCGTGACGATGCCCGCCTGGCGGAGGCGCAGCGCCTCGCGCAGCCGCTCACGCACGAGCGTCGGCGCATCGACGCGGAGCAGCCGCCGCTCGGGGAAGGTGAGATGCCAGTAGCGATGGTGCCGCAGCCGGCCCGCGTCCCACTGGAGGAGCTCGCCGGGACGCACCTGGCGCACCGCGAGGTACGGCGTCGCCGGCGCGGGCACCGCCCCCAGCGTGAGGATGGCATCGAGGGCCGCGAGGTCCCAGGCGCTCGACACGCCCGGGAGCGCGAGCAGCGTCGTCAGCGAGTCGGACGCGGCGAAGCGCCCCCCGTCGGCGACGACGTAGAGGGGGCGGAGCCCGAGCTGGTCGCGCACCACGACCACCCGGCCGCGGCGCTGGTCGACGACGGCGAGCGCGAACGCCCCGCGCAACGCCGTGACCGCCTGCGTGCCGCGTTCCAGGTAGAACGCGAGCGCGATCTCCGCGGCGCCCCGCCGCCCGGGTGCGTCGCTCGGGCCGAGCCCGCCCGCGAGCTCCGCGCGGTTGTAGAGGGTGCCGGCGAAGAGCACCCGCACCTGCCCGCTCGGGCTGGTCGCGATGCGTCCGCTGGCGAGCGAGACCGCGGCGCCGTTCGGCAGCGTGCCCTCGAAGGCAGTCGCGTCCGGGACGCCGCCCGCGTGGGGGCTCGCGTCCGGGGCCGCATCCGGCCAGCCGACGAGGAGCAGCATGCCCGCGGTCCGTTCAGAGCCGCCGGCTCGTGAACTCGACCTCGTCCTGGACCACGGTGAAGAGGTACTCGCTGCGCTCGACGCGCAGCCGCCCGCGCAGCTCGAAGGCGTCGTGCGTGAACTCCAGCTCGGCGTTGGTGCGCCCGCGCGGCATCAACGCGTAGCCCGCGACCAGCGGCAGCGATCCGGCGACCGACAACGCGATCGTCGGCGCAGGCTCGAACTCGCCGACGGCGGGAGCGTGCCAGCCCTGCGGCTGCGGCTCCATGGTCGCCGTGGTGAGCCGGACGTCGCGCGCGCCGGCGAACGTCATGGTCACCCAGCAGGTCTCGTTGCGCCCGGCGATGAACGCCGGCTTGCCCGCGCACTCCGCGCGCACGAGCGTCTGCGGATGGAGGTGGACGAGCGATTCGCCGTCCCACTCGCCGCTGCCCAGCAGCTGGTCGCAGACGACCCAGAAGCGGCCCGGCAGGCAGAAGACGTGCCGGCGGTGGCGCAAGCGCTCGCCGCTGTCGTCGGTGGCGCCGAAGTAGACGAGGCCGTCGCGCACCGCCCACACCACGCTCGTGGCCGGCGGGCTCTCGCATCGCACCGGGGCCGGGCCGCCGACGAGGACGTTCTGCGCCTGCGGGGAGCGCGCATGGGCCGCCAGCACGTGCGTGACGTCCGCCCCACACCCCGGCCCGACGACGAGCGGCAGGCCGCCCACGGATAGCTCGTAGCCGAACGCGGCCCGCCCCTCGGCGGCGCCGCGGCCGTCGACGACCATGAGGTCGCGCGCCCCGCCCGGCAGGACGTAGAGCCCCGTGCGACGCAGCCCGCGCGGCTCCGCCACCGTCTCCTCGCGCACGAACGCGTTCCACGCGCGGCGGCCGCTCTCGCCGAGCACGAGCAGCGGCCAGACCCCGGGCAGCTCGCCCGGCGCGGCGAAGGCGGCGTCGTGCAGCACGACGGCGGCGATCGCGAGCAGCTCGAAGGCCGGTCGCGCCATCTCGGCGGGCGTCCCGTCGCCGAGCGGCAGGCTGCCGTCGGGATGGAGGATGCGCGCGAGGAAGTCGGCCATCGCCTTGACGCGCTTGCGGCCCCAGGGCGGGACGTCGTCGTTGCTCGCGCGCATCAGCGCGAGCACGTCGAGGAAATCGCCGAGCACCTGGGCGTGACGCGCCGGCGAGCCGCCGCGCACGCCGCCGTCGTCGGCCACCTGCTCGCGCAGCAGCCCCCACAGGAGGTTGGTGCCCGCTTCGAGCCATTCGCGGGCTTCCATCCCGTCGAAGAAACGGCCGGCCATGATGAGCGCACGCCCGGCGGGGACGAGGCCCTGATCGGGCCCCAGGCGAGGCACCGCGACCGCGAGCGCGACCGCCTCGGCGTAGAGCGCGTCGAGGAGCGCGCGACGCCGGTTCGCGTCGGCGCGCAGCTCGTTCGCGAACACGGCGTGCACGTGGATCAGGTTGGCGATCCGTCGCGCCTGCGCGCCGACGTCGGCCGCCCCACCGGCACCGCGACCGCGCGCCATCCAGTCGCCGACGTGCGCGGAGGCCGCCTCCCACCACTGCGTGCGCTCGGCCGGCGACTCGGCCATCGCGGCGGCGAGCGCCA
Encoded proteins:
- a CDS encoding heparinase II/III family protein, coding for MEVPRHAERRAGLPTGFQARLRSAFLTRGWTRAPEPRVRFGQPFLPGLAALGAEHRGVAGEILARANDAVALRFRHLGEERVFAGRIDWAVRDASDAWRAALHRLDEGLAMALAAAMAESPAERTQWWEAASAHVGDWMARGRGAGGAADVGAQARRIANLIHVHAVFANELRADANRRRALLDALYAEAVALAVAVPRLGPDQGLVPAGRALIMAGRFFDGMEAREWLEAGTNLLWGLLREQVADDGGVRGGSPARHAQVLGDFLDVLALMRASNDDVPPWGRKRVKAMADFLARILHPDGSLPLGDGTPAEMARPAFELLAIAAVVLHDAAFAAPGELPGVWPLLVLGESGRRAWNAFVREETVAEPRGLRRTGLYVLPGGARDLMVVDGRGAAEGRAAFGYELSVGGLPLVVGPGCGADVTHVLAAHARSPQAQNVLVGGPAPVRCESPPATSVVWAVRDGLVYFGATDDSGERLRHRRHVFCLPGRFWVVCDQLLGSGEWDGESLVHLHPQTLVRAECAGKPAFIAGRNETCWVTMTFAGARDVRLTTATMEPQPQGWHAPAVGEFEPAPTIALSVAGSLPLVAGYALMPRGRTNAELEFTHDAFELRGRLRVERSEYLFTVVQDEVEFTSRRL
- a CDS encoding CoA transferase, yielding MLSALRVVDLTDHRGLLCGQILGDLGADVIHVEPPGGSPARRLGPFHGDVVHPDRSLFWWAFTRNQRSVTLDVAHPPGREALARLLETADFLVDSAPPGTLADAGLDPATVAATHPRLVHVSITAFGQTGPKAGWAGADIVLLAAGGPLILTGDADRPPVRLPVPQAWLHAGADAAVGAMIAHHARMRSGHGQHVDVSAQQSVALATQSYILAAAFDAPEVQRAAGGLTMGAVSVRLLFPAKDGHVAITFLFGSAIGPFSRRLMEWIHEEGGCDAATRDKDWLRYSQLLLSDEEPLAEFERVKAVIAAFTAARPKAELLAAALARGLLIAPVSTLGEVLASPQLAAREYWQPLDHPELGTTVRYPGAFARFEASPLRWRRRPPRVGEHTDEVLGGELGLDVATLRARGAV
- a CDS encoding CoA transferase translates to MTGGALSDVKVLDLMWVMAGPAATRMLADHGATVVRIESTRRIDTARTLAPFFDAVPGPERSGCFQNLNVGKRMLTLDPTTPAGRGVFLDLVRWADVVTESFAPGTMARWGLDWPVLRGVKPDLVMVSSCLMGQTGPLAGFAGYGNLAAAISGFSNLGGWPDRPPAGPFSAYTDYVSPRFLAVAILAALEHRRRTGEGQLVDLSQAEASLHFLGPALLDRQVNGRTMTRRGNRDPELTPHGVYPAAGRDRWIAIAVDGDAAFAALCAVLERPALAADARFATRDARHAHTDALDEAVAAATAAHDMHDLAGRLQAAGVAAHAVQNSAELLADPQLRHREHFVAVPHPERETVTLENARFRLSRTPAAVRGPAPTWGADTDWVLRTLLGYDDARITELVAAGALE
- a CDS encoding SRPBCC family protein; protein product: MSDFSQSYATRVAASLDECFAVLTDFDDYPRWSSPITECRVLERWPDGLPKRVGFALDMTIKTVRYVLEYTWDPPHGGKWHLVEGDLTSVQGAYRFEPGDDGITATCTQAIDLGFWVPGFLRSAAEKKALRDSVEEFRAAVEARARRAS